TAATGCAATTATAAAACCCAGTGCGTATTTATATACCATTTTATGCGAAGATTACCATGGGCACTTCATTgctaatattttgatatatatttgaaaaattatttactgTTTTGGAACAAAAATTAAGGAAAAGTACTAAGAAGAATCCACAATATGCATTTGTTTTTTCCACTTTTTGCAATCATGTAATATACAGAGCATTAAAAAGTATTTGCCATAGATGAACGATTATCTTATTTAGTGATAGctacttttttattactcGGCCGAGGTAGCTGAGCTCGGATCTCGGTGCTCGGATCTCGGTGCTCGGTGCTCGGTGCTCGGTGCTCGGTGCTCGGGCTTCGGGTTTCGAGTAGTGTCACGAGGTGTGAAATTTGACAATGAAAATTAAGGCCAAGCGCGTTAATGTTTTCTTGGtgaattttaaagaaagaaaaaagtaCGAGGCagacaataataaaacgGTTAAAGTAAACTGGCGAAATTGGGATTAACCAGTTCCGATACTTCTTCGAATAATTTGATTGGGGAATAGGTGAATTATTGATTGATTAATACTGCCATAAAGGTGCGATAgtttagaaaaagaaaatattattgtagTGTACCAGAATACGTAATTAATACAGCTACACTAATTTTAGTTTACATTCATTCACAAATTCTTTGCTTTGTCTCTATTTATCTATttacttattttattttgacaTCCATTGGCTGTTGACTATTCTTAGTACATTTGTTACTGTCTGGTTGTCTGTAATCTAAgagtttcttttttaatttctttttagtCGCAAATTCCCCTTTACTTTATTGCGCTGcaatagaataaaaaatggtGTTACAAATAAAAGTCAAAAGGCTTACCGAATATCAAATTAAGCAACATGAACAACATGTCCTTAAAGAATTGATTGCTATCAGTGACCAACCTAAACTACTTTTAGGTCCATTAGATAAGTTCCCTGAAGAAACTGTTCCTGTACCCGATTATGCAAAGATTTTGCCAGATGTAAATGTTTCTAACATCAAtcataatgaaaaaaaggaTATATTAGAGTACccaatgatgatgaaggaTCCTTTAGgcgaaaaaaaaatcgataataatggtttactattaaattcaaggaaatatctttttaatacttttaaattCGAAGAATATTACCATAAAACTACATTCGTTTTATTGGATGATCTCTTACAGATCttaaaatatgataaatccaaatctaaatttaaattggaATTCCCAcaattacttttattaaCACCTactgatgaagaattacGCTTAATCAGAGAAAATCTACCAATTATATCAAATGATATTGGCGGTAATAATTTAAGGAattatgaatttttaaCGGCTAGGTCTGCCTTTATTCAATTTGGAGCATCTGTGATATTATGCGGCTCACGTCTAATCGATGATTATTGGGAGCAGGCAGCAACTGCTGCCAACCTAACAAATCATCATAgagtttttaaaatttcaaaaaaaatgattaatttattatccaCTTTAAGACCAATCagaagtaaaaaaaattcattgaccttaaaaaaatcaaaatctgATAGTCTTGAAAACCCTTATTCTTCAATAGTAGAACAAGCTTCTGAACAAGTCAGAAAAGAATATCAGGAGGCATTTACACGAGGTGAGCCTTTCTCTACAGTTGTTCCCGGCCAATCTATAACGGGATCTTTAGAAATCACTTCTCAATTTAGAATCCCAAAATATCATAATAAAAACTCATTTCAACAAGCACATTCTGCAAGAGCAATGAATAAACCCATTGGGCTTCCAGATCAACGTCTACCCTCTACACAACAACCTGATACTAGccttaatgaaaatgaacaTGAAGGAACTGCAGAAACGCAACTAAGTACAATATCTACCGCTATGAATGAGTCACAAATGGACCAAATGTCCACTGCCTCTGCATTTGATCAAATGGGTAAAGAAGGCTCTTCAAATTCACTTTCAATTCCAACACCTATTCAAGCAAAGGcgatgaaaaatatattaagtggtaataattcatttaagGATATAGTATTAGATACTTCTAATACTGATACGCACAACTACGAGAGTTATAATAACGATACTTCGAATCCAGATACTAATATACCgatcaataataacaacaatacTCATActagtaatattaataatgatgatgacgatgacGAGAATGATGATAGCAATGTAAATACTGCTACCGTTACTCCAAGTCATATggttgaaaataatgatccAAATGTAACCAATTCAAGCGTAGTATCCCAATTTCCTTCACAATCTATTGGTCTTCTTAGTAGTGCTACAACACCATTAAATCCGCTTGGGACAATAACTTTAGTTTCACATACAAAccaattttctttaaatatcaATGGTTGGAAGTTTGATACACTACCGTTACAATCACCTGAAATAAAACGTTCTTCATATTCTTCAAAGGGTTTACCATTTTATAATAGAAATACAATTGCACatagattaaaaaaattaacgCCACATCAAATTAAGGAAGTTGAACATTTACATGATTCAGTTATGTTAAATACAGGATTGCAACTAGCAAGAGACGttagaaataatagatGGATAAAATATTGGCAATTCAAATCTGGCGTCCCTGTTGGATTACTTCAAAGTCAAGTTGAAGAATTCAAAAGAGATTATTTTTCTGAGATGTTAAAACAGACAAAATCAGAAACAGTTTATAATCCATTAACCAATACAGATGAAATTACAAAGACTACTAGAATACCTAATgcaaattttttgaattattccAACATAAACGGAAAACGACCACCATATGTTTCCAAACCTACGAATTTTCGGaagtaatatttaatatcgATATATTTTCGACAAGTATCATTACATACATAAACATctgatatatatacatatatatttatatgcATTTGCTATTATTCTTTACATATTATTTCATACtacatttaaatataatctgcttcttttattaatctAGAGACAATTACGGGAGtgaaatagaaataatacgTCCCTGATATGatcttaaaattttataagaGTAATAAAATGAATTCCAGCAATTATAGTATACAAAATGTTACatctaaaatatataaataattatagaaCTTTTGCCTTAACAATTTCTTGTTTAATTCTAAAAGTATAATATGTCATTAGCAGTAACATTAGCATTAATGGAATTAGCCAATATAATATACGACGGAACAAATCATCATATTTTGGTATAACAGAATGACGTGATTGTTCATCTATTTTAGTCTTTTCTCTTAACTTTTCTTGTTCTGCCAATAATAAACCTagtttatcatttaatgataagAAATGATTATACATATCCAAGTCTTCCTCCTCTCTTTCTGTTTTACCAACTTTTTGCTGCATCAAATAATCCAGTCTTGATCCAATAATTGCCAACTGTTTCATAAGTTCTTCATGTGTTTCCAAAGCGTTATCTAgctgaatatttaatttaccaATATCATTTGCAATGATTTCTCCTTCAAGCTTATCAATCTTCTTATATAATTGGAAActagataatttttcatgtTCAGAATcataaattgatttttcaaCTATTTGCTCTTTACCAGTTTTagaatcaataatttttttcattataattGGTTGTGATAGTTCATTAACATTTggtattaaagattttgaaataattccATCAAagaaattcatttttaagaTTTCAAATGATTCTGAATTAGTTATATCATTCTTAGCAGTAGAaccaaatatataattagaATTTAATGGCAATagtatttttcttgtttggaagcaaattttattatcaatctgtaattttaataagtttttatcatcaatattataaGTTAATCTCAAAGTTGATGGTACAGGAGAATCTTGATAGCCAAACAAACAAGAAGTAAAACTTTCCTTATAAATCTTACCTCcatctaatattttagaaCCATCATTTAAGATAGCATGGATAGAAGGACCAATAGGtccattattatcaattaagaTTTGTAAACCATCAAATTTGGATGGCCCGTTATAcaaatctttattaaaaagtTGTTCCTCTCtagataatttatcatcagAAAGTAACCAGAAGGAAAGACCACCTTTAGAAATACCATCGAAATTTCTACTCCTAAAAGTCCATTCAATTGTAATAGAATCTTCCAAGAAAAGCTGATTTTTTTGCCAAATGGAACCTTTAGAGTCTTTTCCTGGTGTTAAGATAAAACGACCTTCTTCCAATTTTGTGTCATCACCAATAGCCCAATTCAAAGGTATAGTAGAAGGTGGTAAACTCAATAGATCCGGAAAACTAAGTGTTGGGTTTAACTGAGaaatatcttcttcaatagGGTGTGAATTAACTATCCCATTGCATAAGGAAACAGTAGCAGGTAACAAATAGGAAAATCTCATAATACCAGCCCAACCTATAATACTCTATAGATATACAGTTGTCGAAAGAAGTGTTTaccattttattttccttaCTAATACGTGtacaaatgataaatttgaagTTTATATTGATAATCTTTCCGATGCTATCCAGATTCGAAACATGAGGAATTTTAGGGTCTCCCGACTATGTGTTATCTTGTTTGCGCATTTATTTGGTCGGTCAACGCCATTCCAGAATTTGACATCGTCAGTCAAAACAGGAGTAAGTAAGTGTGCCTgtgaaaaacaaaagacACTATAGGAAAagaatatgtatatattggGAGTATGATTACGTAGAGAAGTAGGAAGTAAGTAAATATAAATGGAAGACATGATACCTGGTCGTCGTCAGATACAGCGGCTAATGGATTAGCAGTTGTAAATCTTGACAAACAAAAATCGTTACATAATACAttaaaagagaaaagaGAAGGATTGTTTTATAAGATAGcgtaaaatattgaaatgaGAGAAAACGTactcaaaaaaataatattggaTGTTTGTGCAATAATTAAGGGTGTGTATgtgacaaaaaaaatatgtatGTGGgaaaagaatgaaaaaaacacgaatgttaaaaatgataagaTAATTGGTTTATGATGCATTGTCCGAGAGTGTGAATGGGAAAGAGATAGAGTAGGTGTGTGCAATTAGGAGagtaaattaaaatattacagGGGCAAACAACTcatttagaattattattcaagtTCTGAAGTTCAGTGGAGAATAAGCGTTTTGGCTTAAAACGTTGTTTTTCCAGGTCTGTCAATTTTCGTTGCTGTACCACAGCACCTTTTTTATTCACATACGTTATTGTATCTTCTATATCTGGATTATTTTTCAGTAATTTTGCATGATTATCCTCTTCAGTCTCTAAATCTtggaatatattattactactactactgTTGTTGAAAGTACTATCCTTAATATTGTGTATATGGTCGTTTGACTCAAATGGATtgcttattttttttgttatataaacttcatctttttcatcatctgaGTCTAAGGGCATGTTTGCTGATTCTTTTACATACCACTCGTCTAAATCTTCTTGGGTAATTAATCGATCACTGGGCGTACCGGGATCTTGCTTTAAAAGTTTCAGCCTGGCAAAATTCGTCTCTCCATCTTGAATTGGTGATGAAGTGAGGACATCGAGCAAGGGTCGTGATGCCGTTCTCTTTGGAGGTAATAAATCTGTTTTAGAATCATTAACATTATGAGATTCCAAATTGTATGATTTTTCTTCAGTTTGGAATGCCATTGGAAATAGCACTCGGGATACTCTATTCAATCCAGAAACATTTCTTGTAGTCGATTCCTTATTATTGGGTGTATATTCAGGTGTCTTACATATATTAGCAGAATTTCTTGAGTTAGCCTTGACACCCTTGTTAACTGAAGAAGGTAATAGTGTCGAACTAGAGCTGGAGGGAGCCTTAAATGCTGTCGTAGTTAGAGGGGTCAAAGGGTTGGATAGTTGTTGCTGTCTCTTGGGCGTCTCTAAAGATATCCCGCTAGAAAATGTAGCGCCATGctcatcatcaatatttgaAGCTCTTCTTCCTCTCGATCTGGGAGGTGTTGCCGGGGTCATTGAGAATTCAGACCCGTCTTCCATCACGAATAATAAATAGCAAAGCAATGACGACAGTGGGGAGTACTGTTGCAATGATGAATATCGTTCTGtgcaaatataattaattctattgGGATTTTTTTAGCAACACATACACTGTAATTTGTTGTTTTATATGTACTCTTTTACTCCTTTTTTTGTGGAcctaattatttatttcctTGTCGTACAAATTTCTGGCtgttttaattatatatttaaaatttaaacatCCAATTATCCATGCTAAAcctgaaattgaaaaagccGTTTCGCGAATTTAATTGCTGGCTATTCGAAACCCAGCCTTGGCAATTTTGTCAATATGGGCAACCAAAGAAACACGGAGCAGAAAAATAGGGAAAAGACACCCTTTTATGGCATGAGAGCATCTTAAAATAGGTTATAATGTGGCTAAATTAAAAGGATTAGTTTCTATATCAATGAAATAACATATTCCTGTATTCAGTAATCTTTTTCGCAAGATCTTAAATGACAAGTGTATACTTCTTAGTTTATATAACATTTTGTGAAAGTATGTATAGGGAATTTTCGGACGTGTTTTTCACCGAAACTTGCCTCAAGTTTTAAAAGCGGAGGCCAGTCACATGACAGTGAATGTGATCTTCTATAATTTGCTTGTTTGGAATAAATCTGACATTCTTAAAGATAGAAATAGAGTTCATAAGTAGTCGATAATAAGCACAAAGCCATAGCTTTACTCTCCAGTTATACTATATTTACACCAAGTTGGCATCTATAGTCTAGATCTAATAAATGGTATGCATATATTTGTCCCGGATTTATCAAAGGTGAGAGAGATCTTGCTAATCACAAGGCAAATCAAATAACCTATCTTCTGTTACTAACTACTATAAGTTTATATATTGCTGTTGATGATTTACGTATTATCGCTAATGGCATCATatgtttttcttatttaatagaatGCAATTTATAATCATGCTGTGAAgcaaaaaaatcaattacaaaGTGATTTAACTCGTTTTGATCAAGAATTAGTCACTGCTCCAATTTCTTTACAAGGTTCTATATCTGCTACATTAGTgtcatttaataaaactattGACCAATACAAGGCTCATTTAGAATCtcaaaagaataatttcaaatttaatgaattgagtgaaaaagattttgaaaaacagAATAAATACGAAAGTAGattaatatcattgaaTGAATCATATAGAGAATTCTCcacaaaatttaaagaattaaaattaaaatataatcaatCAACTACTAATGCTAGAAGCCaattatttggaaataatTTAAGTTCAGATAATCCGTTCGATGATAGTTCTGTCATgaataaaagaaatgtAGGTGGAGGTGCAATCAATATGAACCGTGATAACAGTAATGGTTCTTCGCAATTACCCTTATATCAAGGCCTACGAAAGGAACAAACAGTATTGGAAAGAGGTAATGCGCAATTAGATTATTTGCTAGAAATGGGCCAACAATCTCTAGATGATATGATTGAACAAAATCAAGTTATTCTTAAGATGCAAGATAAAATGTCAAGCAGTCTAAGAACTTTAGGGGTTTCTGATAGCACTATCCATATGATCAATAAACGAGTCTtcaaagataaattaatattctgGGTTGCGttgtttcttttatttttaggtATATACTTGGTTTTAAAATGGTTAAGATAAATATGATAGTAATAGTATCAACTCCTCACCAGGAAGTAATGACGAATTATCAATAGTCTTGGGTTGATATAtgataataagaataatagtaataaaaaaaagaaaggtCAATTAGTCTAATTAAATACTATAGTGTAATATATAATCAATTATAAATAGATTCGAATTACTTAGTTTACTTAAAGAGTTTTGCAGCTACAACGGTAACAATGGTTTCAATGAATGTGAAAGGTGatataataagaaataaGCTACAAATTAAGCTTTCCAAAAGATACAACTAATATCTTTACTTGTTTCAATACACTGATGTGGTAACAAGTTCAATTCACTTTTATATACACTTTTTGAATTGTTTTTAATGCCTGGCATTAATAATCCAGGAATTGTACTTGGAatagataattttatttttttccccGTTGCTAGTTGACCATTTATATTCTGACCCCATACTAAAACTTTACCACTATGCAATGTACATATCACATTATCAATACCGTTTACTGACCAATTTTGGATTGGATCATTAAGTTCATTAgcatttttgtttaatacATTTACAGGtgataatatattttgataagACGTATAATTTCCAATCCCTAATTCACCATATTGACCATTACCAAATGCAAAGTAATTTTCAActttaacatttttatcAGTTGTCTTATCTGAGGTAGTAGtaataaatgaagaatCTCCTATACAATTGACATCGATAGATTTTGATGtaacttcatttttttccaattttaatgGATAAGGTACAAAAGGATATTTCGAATCCAACCCAAGTTGACCATTTAAGTTACAACCAAACACAAATACATCATCATTGGAGTCCCGTACTAAAGTATGATTATTTCCACATGAGATTTTTTGGATTTTCCttgtaattaatttttgattgCCCTTTTTATCggttttaattgttttatttaataattctatttcaaataatttatcaggTTTGAAAAAATCCTTGTCATCCTCATTTTCTGAGAAGTCTGGTAGCCCTAATTGtccaaaataatttttcgaTTTATTCCAATTTGGATTGGTATTTGTAGAAGCGGAGTAAactttattcttatttgtTAAGACTATTAAATGATCTTTACCTGAATcaatttggattattttttcattacttttattcaatatacTTAAGTCTAAAAACTCATAGGTTTGCATTTGGTTGTTATCTTCCAATGAAGTAGTGCTTAAAACATTGGGTATTATtagtaatttattttttttatttaaggCATAAATCTTGCCATTTGATAATCTAATTTGAGTAACATTTTGTCTTTCTAAAACTGGTGTTAACATATTACTTTCAATTGACCATCTCAAAAGATTCCCTTTAGAGTCAATTACAATAGCTTGATGAccaaaagaatttttacGATCATTATCAAACTGAATTCCACGAAGTTTCATTCCATCAAAGAGCTCAACTCTTCTAGGAAATAGAtatgtatttttatctGTAGCGccacatatatataaaccTGGAGTGGTTGGTGGTAATTCTGTCTCAGGGATATCAGGAATAGCAGAAGATATACCGTTTTttctcttcttcttcttcgaATCGTTTATATCAACCCAGGTATTACTTTGCTGATCATACTTATAATATGCTACTACTGAAATTGCAGTGATAGCTATAACTAATAATGTCTTGTTTAAGAAGGATGATATGGTAGACATTTTTTGTAAagtatcatttttatcataatttgaattctttttttttattatttgaagctCTGGTTGGCTTATAAGctaaatgatttaatttgttGGCAAATAAATCAGATTCATTATACTTTGGTATATTATTCtgtaataatgatgatctatgaatatttcttttcaaaataagGCAAGTTCGACCAGTCTTATTAAGTAAACCTAATTTGAGcatgtttaaaatatagTAGCACTTCAACAATGACTAATTTTAGTATTTTCCAGCACTTTTGTTATGATTGATGAAGGTCACATCcctaaaataaatttcataataattaccatgataaattttggatagtcaaaaaatattattaagacCGAAAATCCGAAGTTTAATCATCTAGCATAAAATCAGTTAAATAGCTAACATAttacataaaaaaaaagatatcaCGCTGAGAACTAGGGCCATAGGTAAGTATAAACTATAATATAAGTGAGCactaaataaattgataaataatgGTAGCAGGTATTGGCATAAAGCTTCGGAATACTAGCATCAAATTAAGCCAGCTGCACTATACAAATCGAAGATATTTCGAATCTACCCACCTTTACGATACAATACAAATCCGTAAAAAATTACAGCAAGAATTTAGTTTAAAGCAGAGTGaaacaattattaagaTAATGATTGAGTCAATTCAAGGAGGGGTTAATCATATATCTAAAGATCTAGCCACAAGAGATAAATTAACTCAATTAACTTACGAACAAAGGGTAGATTTTGCAAAATTGAGAGACCAATTGCTGAGTGCTGATCGAAGTGAATTTCATAACATTcaaaatgaatatgaaaGAGTCCGTACAGATctagaaaaattgaaaaataaattacatGAAGAAATTACACGAGTTAATGCCAGCTTCAAGTTAGATTTATCCTTAGAGAAAGGTAGAATTAGGGAAGAGAGTAGTTATCATGATGTCAAGATCAAggaaattgataataagaTAGATCAAGAAGTTGTAAATATGAAGATGCAAATTGATTCTGTGAAAACTCAAGTGATGCAATGGTTATTTGGGGTTTGCACAGGTACCTTTGCTTTAATTCTTGCATATGTTAGACTTATTAGTTGACAGCTCGACATCTATCCTAGCATTATTATATACATAAATACATAAACGtatacatatatacaattattattttaaatacttcGAACAGTTTACAAATAATTCGCATAAATTAGACTAAAATAATACAagtataaaataaaataaaattaaataaatttaaatattaaattaactTATAGAATTTAAGCTTGGTTAGCAAAGTATTGTGGGAAAGCTCTGATGTTGTCTTCCAATGGACCCTTCTTAGACAAGAACTTAACGAAGGCACCATCATCCTTAACTTCACCAGCATCTCTTCTCTTAACATATTCTTCTCTGTCCAAGTTGGTGAAACCCCATTTCTTGGATAAAATGATCTTTTGTTGACCTGGGAACTTGTATCTGGCTCTTCTTAAACCTTCAACAACGACGTCCTTGTTGTTGTCCTTGGTTCTGATAGAGAAGATAATTTGACCAATATCGACTCTAGCGGCTAAACCATGTGGCTTACCCCAAGCACCTCTCATACCTTGTTGCAATCTATCGGCACCGGCACAAGACAACATCTTGTTAATTCTTAAAACATGGAAAGGATGGACTCTAACTCTTAAGTGGAAAGAATCTCTACCAGTCATCTTGGTAACGTACTTGTTAGCACAGATACGGGCAGCTTCTAAAGCTTCAGAAGATAATTGTTCTAATTCGTTAGAGACCAAATGGACACACAATGGGAATTCATCGACAGTAGCCTTCTTTTTACCTAAATCGTAAATTCTGATCTTGGAGTCTGGAACAGCTCTGTTGTATCTAGACTTTGGATAAGGCTTGTTCTTTTGGTATCTGTAACATCTAGCTGGTCTTCTAGccattttgaataatagtTATAGGATAGTTTGTTTTGAACgaaaatcttttatttagaaCACGAACGAAAGCTATTATTCTCACTAAATCCCATCGCTCTTTTATACAAAACgcaaaaaatgataaatttcGCTGACAAATGACTTTTGCAATGGCGCTGACAAATTGAGaaatctgaaaaaaaaactacgGAAATCCAGACTGGCCCTCGGCATGTGGAAAACACGGAAGCCGGTGGTGTGCGGGTGGGCAGTCAACGCATCGCTAAGACTATATGTGTTACGTAACATTAGATATATGACGTGTGATGCGCTGTTAGATCAATAAGTGTGGGGTCTATAATGTTGCTCGTAGTTTTATGAGTGCagtagaagaaaaaatatttcgtGAAGATATGCAAGGGGTGATGACAATGATGATGACTCAGCAAccaattctaaaaaatcaatCGCGTACTTGTTGCATATCTACATGCCCTGTAACTTCTGCATGCTGTGAGGCTTCCCTTTCACCGTTCATTTTTGTACCACATATGTTACAAACAATAGCTGCTTTACCCGTGTCAAAGGTCCCACCTGCAATTCGAAGGGCATCCgccaatttttttgattctGATATCATAAAGTCCAAGAGTTGAGTGTCTTTGACTGGGAAACATGTAGTAGGTCTTTTCTGATCAAACTTCTGGAATTCAACGGGATCATAATGCACGCctgtatatattaaaatacaaTACTCAACCGATTTTTCCATCTCATTATCAAACCGTGTCAGCGATAATTTAGAACTGGAAGCATCAATTACATACACTGCCATTTGTAACTTATTACAAAGTATACTTAATTCTACACCACCACCCCAAGTATCTGTTCTTTGAATCCATTCAGCATATTGTTTTGGAGTTTTACCACCAAGAATGGCAGTAGAATAAGTCACTGGGTCTTCCATCACTCTTGTAGCAACATTCTTTCTTAATTGTTGAGATCGATCCAAATTCTTATTTAGACAGTATGATAATGAATGGAATAGACATGAATTATCTTCAGGAACCTTGTGTATTCTTACAACATTTTTACCATGATCATCTGGTGTAGAAGTAACTGCCGATGATTTGATTGAAGTCAACATCAGATTATCACCATTGGAGATCCCAGTCTTCTTAATTGTCTGGGACAATACTGCTGGATCATCCATCTTAATGTTCTTCGGAGGGTACCCAAATCTAGCATTCTTGATTTCATCCCATTCAGGGTTCAATTGTTTGATGTGCATTAGTAAATCTTCTCCTGTAGAAGAATCATCAAGTTTTAAAACACTACTCTTACCATCTAAAGTAACTTTAATTCTCATTTCTGctgattattttttaggTATATGTGTATCAATCAATGTTGACTGCCCAACAATAAATACATATAGATAGATATAAAGTTatagatataaatatatatctatcaATATGTTGTGAGTCCCTTGATTTTCACATTTTACCTCTTTAATTGGCTATCCTAATTAGAACTTTGCCACCGGCTCGTTTAGGAtgactttttattttttttgaatctCTCATTTTCCTTTGAAGATTTCCTTTTTCGTAATAATTTCCGgctaaatttttcttttatttatttatactttttttccaatttatttattcacatacatttttttttcaatatttttcgGTTTTCAAAAATACGATGCGATGCGATGAGCATAggaaaaatttattcaacAAAATACAATCGttaaactaaaaataataataaatcgaAAATATGGTAACCTGgattcatatatatattttttcaaaattcttAGTTACATCCTCTGACGCCTTGagtttttaaaactttttgAAACGGactttttcatttaagTTCAATTTTTGTTAGTATTTACGCGccaatacttttttttatattatttttttctcccTTCATTTATTTAGCTAGATCCCCGTAGATTGTACTATATATTAATCACATTAGTTacattatatcattttcaccGCTTATTGTATTATCTTATGTTCAATTGAGTTCTACTAAAGTACATTTATTCTCACATTTAcagattttattttt
This DNA window, taken from Henningerozyma blattae CBS 6284 chromosome 3, complete genome, encodes the following:
- the SWP82 gene encoding Swp82p (similar to Saccharomyces cerevisiae SWP82 (YFL049W); ancestral locus Anc_8.1); its protein translation is MVLQIKVKRLTEYQIKQHEQHVLKELIAISDQPKLLLGPLDKFPEETVPVPDYAKILPDVNVSNINHNEKKDILEYPMMMKDPLGEKKIDNNGLLLNSRKYLFNTFKFEEYYHKTTFVLLDDLLQILKYDKSKSKFKLEFPQLLLLTPTDEELRLIRENLPIISNDIGGNNLRNYEFLTARSAFIQFGASVILCGSRLIDDYWEQAATAANLTNHHRVFKISKKMINLLSTLRPIRSKKNSLTLKKSKSDSLENPYSSIVEQASEQVRKEYQEAFTRGEPFSTVVPGQSITGSLEITSQFRIPKYHNKNSFQQAHSARAMNKPIGLPDQRLPSTQQPDTSLNENEHEGTAETQLSTISTAMNESQMDQMSTASAFDQMGKEGSSNSLSIPTPIQAKAMKNILSGNNSFKDIVLDTSNTDTHNYESYNNDTSNPDTNIPINNNNNTHTSNINNDDDDDENDDSNVNTATVTPSHMVENNDPNVTNSSVVSQFPSQSIGLLSSATTPLNPLGTITLVSHTNQFSLNINGWKFDTLPLQSPEIKRSSYSSKGLPFYNRNTIAHRLKKLTPHQIKEVEHLHDSVMLNTGLQLARDVRNNRWIKYWQFKSGVPVGLLQSQVEEFKRDYFSEMLKQTKSETVYNPLTNTDEITKTTRIPNANFLNYSNINGKRPPYVSKPTNFRK
- the SIC1 gene encoding cyclin-dependent protein serine/threonine kinase inhibiting protein SIC1 (similar to Saccharomyces cerevisiae SIC1 (YLR079W); ancestral locus Anc_8.5) — translated: MEDGSEFSMTPATPPRSRGRRASNIDDEHGATFSSGISLETPKRQQQLSNPLTPLTTTAFKAPSSSSSTLLPSSVNKGVKANSRNSANICKTPEYTPNNKESTTRNVSGLNRVSRVLFPMAFQTEEKSYNLESHNVNDSKTDLLPPKRTASRPLLDVLTSSPIQDGETNFARLKLLKQDPGTPSDRLITQEDLDEWYVKESANMPLDSDDEKDEVYITKKISNPFESNDHIHNIKDSTFNNSSSSNNIFQDLETEEDNHAKLLKNNPDIEDTITYVNKKGAVVQQRKLTDLEKQRFKPKRLFSTELQNLNNNSK
- the EMP46 gene encoding Emp46p (similar to Saccharomyces cerevisiae EMP47 (YFL048C) and EMP46 (YLR080W); ancestral locus Anc_8.2); the encoded protein is MRFSYLLPATVSLCNGIVNSHPIEEDISQLNPTLSFPDLLSLPPSTIPLNWAIGDDTKLEEGRFILTPGKDSKGSIWQKNQLFLEDSITIEWTFRSRNFDGISKGGLSFWLLSDDKLSREEQLFNKDLYNGPSKFDGLQILIDNNGPIGPSIHAILNDGSKILDGGKIYKESFTSCLFGYQDSPVPSTLRLTYNIDDKNLLKLQIDNKICFQTRKILLPLNSNYIFGSTAKNDITNSESFEILKMNFFDGIISKSLIPNVNELSQPIIMKKIIDSKTGKEQIVEKSIYDSEHEKLSSFQLYKKIDKLEGEIIANDIGKLNIQLDNALETHEELMKQLAIIGSRLDYLMQQKVGKTEREEEDLDMYNHFLSLNDKLGLLLAEQEKLREKTKIDEQSRHSVIPKYDDLFRRILYWLIPLMLMLLLMTYYTFRIKQEIVKAKVL
- the BOS1 gene encoding Bos1p (similar to Saccharomyces cerevisiae BOS1 (YLR078C); ancestral locus Anc_8.6), translating into MNAIYNHAVKQKNQLQSDLTRFDQELVTAPISLQGSISATLVSFNKTIDQYKAHLESQKNNFKFNELSEKDFEKQNKYESRLISLNESYREFSTKFKELKLKYNQSTTNARSQLFGNNLSSDNPFDDSSVMNKRNVGGGAINMNRDNSNGSSQLPLYQGLRKEQTVLERGNAQLDYLLEMGQQSLDDMIEQNQVILKMQDKMSSSLRTLGVSDSTIHMINKRVFKDKLIFWVALFLLFLGIYLVLKWLR